The following coding sequences are from one Methanohalophilus halophilus window:
- a CDS encoding DUF2209 domain-containing protein, protein MERIIAVDISGRHRHNSRYLMVCAAVSLSVSGGHVKQIHGVNIKPFVSDNPPEVVDVVKMIERTVEGMEGITIVAEEGDLFNQPEWLSNSMFTASFKYPESLSERMGIEIAHHISLSSRNLLLDPQSWEPIKENL, encoded by the coding sequence ATGGAAAGGATAATTGCTGTAGATATATCAGGGCGGCATCGGCATAATTCCAGATACCTGATGGTATGTGCCGCTGTATCCCTTTCGGTGTCAGGAGGGCATGTGAAACAGATACATGGTGTAAATATCAAACCATTTGTGAGTGACAACCCTCCCGAGGTTGTGGATGTTGTGAAGATGATTGAAAGAACAGTTGAAGGAATGGAAGGGATTACCATAGTGGCAGAGGAAGGAGACCTTTTCAACCAGCCTGAATGGCTTTCAAACAGTATGTTCACCGCATCTTTCAAATATCCCGAATCCCTGAGTGAAAGAATGGGTATCGAAATCGCTCACCATATATCCCTGAGCAGCCGCAATTTACTTCTTGATCCCCAATCATGGGAACCAATCAAAGAGAATCTATAA
- the hflX gene encoding GTPase HflX, translated as MKDVILVQRRIPRCSESENQRKLAELRELARAGNYNVVQEVIQTRYPDRQYQIGKGKAEEVAELALSQKPAKIIFYNPLSVTQVYNLSEMCKCEVIDKFQLILEIFASRATTRRSRMQVELARLEYELPRARKIVSLLKMEERPGFMGLGGYEDSYEQDVKKRISRIKKELSTGQRDSENLRGYRHSKGFSLLSLAGYTNAGKSTLFRTLVDENVEVENMLFTTLSPTTRYLNINGRWTLLTDTVGFIEDLPHFLVDAFRSTLEDVFRADIILLVVDISEPVDVIRKKLAVSHGIFWEQLEKATIITAINKADRLSHEELSSRLKSIAYLAPNPVVVSATTGEGLDELKDIIYAHLPEWKRFTLELPMSGETMSAVSWLFEEGIVHSVNYGNTVVMDVEARNEVYHKAKSLEKRLSFR; from the coding sequence ATGAAAGATGTAATTCTTGTACAGAGGAGAATTCCCCGTTGTAGTGAGTCGGAAAACCAACGCAAACTCGCTGAATTAAGGGAACTTGCCAGGGCTGGAAATTATAATGTGGTTCAGGAAGTGATCCAGACCCGTTATCCTGACAGGCAGTACCAGATAGGGAAAGGTAAGGCAGAAGAGGTTGCAGAACTGGCTCTGTCACAAAAACCTGCAAAAATTATATTCTACAATCCACTCTCCGTAACCCAGGTCTATAACCTGTCCGAGATGTGCAAGTGCGAGGTGATAGATAAGTTTCAATTGATCCTGGAAATTTTTGCAAGCCGGGCCACCACCAGGCGTTCCCGTATGCAGGTTGAGCTTGCCCGGCTGGAATATGAACTTCCCAGAGCCAGGAAAATCGTATCCCTGCTTAAAATGGAAGAACGTCCCGGTTTCATGGGGCTGGGAGGTTATGAAGACTCCTATGAGCAGGATGTCAAGAAACGTATAAGCCGCATAAAGAAAGAACTCAGTACAGGGCAGAGGGACAGTGAAAACCTGCGTGGTTACCGCCATTCCAAAGGTTTTTCCCTGTTGTCCCTTGCAGGTTATACGAATGCAGGAAAAAGCACATTATTCCGCACCCTGGTCGATGAAAATGTGGAGGTGGAAAATATGCTTTTTACCACCCTTTCTCCCACCACAAGATATCTGAACATTAATGGCCGATGGACCCTCCTCACAGACACCGTGGGATTTATAGAAGATCTCCCCCACTTTCTGGTGGATGCATTCCGCTCAACCCTGGAAGATGTATTCAGGGCCGATATTATCCTGCTTGTGGTGGATATCAGTGAGCCGGTAGATGTTATAAGGAAGAAACTCGCCGTATCACATGGAATATTCTGGGAACAGCTCGAAAAAGCCACAATAATCACCGCTATCAACAAGGCCGACAGGCTTTCCCACGAAGAGCTCAGCTCCCGGCTCAAATCGATTGCCTACCTGGCTCCCAATCCAGTGGTGGTCTCTGCAACGACCGGTGAAGGGCTGGATGAGCTCAAGGATATTATTTATGCCCATCTGCCTGAATGGAAACGGTTTACCCTGGAGTTGCCTATGTCAGGTGAAACCATGTCTGCTGTTTCCTGGCTTTTCGAGGAAGGAATTGTGCACAGTGTAAATTATGGTAATACTGTTGTTATGGATGTGGAGGCCAGAAATGAGGTCTATCACAAAGCCAAATCTCTCGAAAAAAGATTAAGTTTCCGGTAA
- a CDS encoding PHP domain-containing protein: MLIDLHVHSCFSKDSDSQFDSILEGAKKNGIDGVAICDHDSVEGGFACARRALEIASDILVIPGQEVSSAEGHVLVLGASESIPAGMSVLSTIEYAHNLGGLVIIPHPYKKTSHGIGYLKGLDVDAVEVFNSRCLTSYANTRAKIVADKLGLPQVGGSDAHEPCMVGRSYTDIDVENESVDSVLSAIKAGRVKPGGKLTPQKYVVGQMFRSIRKKININ, translated from the coding sequence ATGTTGATCGATCTGCATGTACACTCCTGTTTTTCAAAAGATAGTGATTCTCAATTTGATTCCATCCTGGAAGGGGCTAAAAAAAACGGGATAGATGGGGTTGCTATATGTGATCATGACAGTGTTGAAGGTGGTTTTGCCTGTGCAAGACGTGCGTTAGAAATTGCTTCGGACATACTGGTAATTCCGGGGCAGGAAGTAAGTTCTGCTGAAGGTCATGTGCTTGTGCTGGGTGCATCGGAAAGTATACCTGCGGGGATGAGTGTCCTTTCTACCATCGAATATGCACACAATCTGGGCGGCCTTGTAATTATTCCTCATCCCTACAAAAAAACCTCTCATGGAATCGGGTACCTGAAAGGGCTGGATGTGGATGCAGTTGAAGTTTTCAATTCCCGTTGTTTAACTTCTTATGCCAATACAAGGGCAAAGATAGTTGCCGATAAGCTGGGATTGCCGCAAGTAGGAGGCAGTGATGCTCATGAGCCATGTATGGTTGGCAGGTCCTATACTGACATCGATGTAGAAAATGAATCGGTGGATTCCGTTCTCTCCGCGATAAAAGCAGGGCGTGTAAAACCGGGGGGTAAGCTGACACCTCAGAAATATGTGGTAGGACAGATGTTCAGGAGCATCAGGAAAAAAATAAATATTAATTGA
- a CDS encoding AI-2E family transporter, producing the protein MKNEKDAKIAIALLFITILAIAITYALYPYIEAFFAGLIIYIIMKPAHDLLTKRLKINNRVASVVLIVLSIVIIIIPLYYLIILLSQQVGQVLEIVTANMDIVYGDLQKINELAPALDLEQKASDIVTTIGGFVSQLVLGTIQNLGNQLIGLIIMVFLLYYLFTTDDKTLRDMTSNIIPFSDSNKDKLMREMKNIIHSTIIATFFIAAVQGGLLAFTFYLLGIQGAVLWGFVTLILSIMPVVGAPLVWVPAIIFKAIEGDFFAAGGIFIAGMIISNIDNFLRPYIQEKVGAIHPFVSLLGIFIGIYLFGLVGIVVGPLVLSSFLLMLRMFHEDYIKT; encoded by the coding sequence ATGAAAAATGAAAAGGATGCAAAAATAGCAATCGCCCTGCTTTTTATAACAATACTTGCAATTGCAATTACCTATGCCCTGTATCCCTATATTGAAGCTTTTTTTGCCGGCCTGATTATTTATATAATAATGAAACCCGCGCATGATTTGCTGACAAAAAGACTGAAAATCAATAACCGGGTTGCCTCTGTTGTATTGATAGTGCTATCTATTGTAATTATAATAATTCCCTTGTACTACCTGATAATCCTTCTATCCCAGCAGGTAGGACAGGTGCTGGAAATCGTAACAGCAAATATGGATATTGTCTACGGGGATTTGCAAAAAATAAATGAGCTGGCTCCGGCCCTGGACCTGGAACAGAAGGCATCGGATATCGTCACAACAATCGGGGGATTCGTCAGCCAGCTTGTGCTGGGCACCATTCAGAACCTGGGTAACCAGCTTATTGGCCTGATTATAATGGTTTTCCTGTTGTACTACCTGTTTACCACGGATGATAAGACACTAAGGGACATGACTTCCAATATAATCCCTTTCAGTGATAGCAACAAGGATAAATTGATGAGGGAAATGAAGAATATCATCCATTCCACAATAATAGCCACCTTTTTCATAGCAGCCGTGCAGGGCGGATTACTTGCGTTCACCTTTTATCTGCTTGGCATCCAGGGAGCAGTACTATGGGGATTTGTCACACTGATTCTTTCAATAATGCCTGTTGTAGGTGCCCCTCTTGTATGGGTCCCTGCAATCATTTTCAAAGCTATAGAAGGAGATTTCTTTGCCGCAGGGGGCATTTTCATAGCAGGAATGATAATCAGCAATATAGATAATTTCCTGCGTCCTTATATTCAGGAAAAGGTAGGTGCAATCCATCCCTTTGTTTCCCTGCTGGGAATTTTCATAGGAATATACCTATTCGGACTGGTCGGTATCGTGGTTGGGCCACTGGTTCTTTCTTCCTTCCTGCTGATGTTAAGAATGTTCCATGAGGATTACATCAAAACCTGA
- the endA gene encoding tRNA-intron lyase — protein MIGKLKEDRVVAGKEAIEEIYETSYYGRPKNDNLILTLVEAAHLLYREKLEIEKEGESLGFEEYFKNASLLNPYFELKYIVYKDLRERGFYVQPGVADFRVYPRGGKPGKSSSRSYVYVHSERVALPLSVLLKNLESAGNVRKQLIIAVVDEESDITYYEVQESDPTGNMEQLYPSLQTPATMLEDRVIVWDGEASGKLYENGFYGKPLDQKRLQLSLVEGAFLLKNNIIEVTTRKDDNKLNFDEFCKRAAHIEPLFQRKYRVYEDLRTRKLVPKTGFKFGTHFRVYSEVKSASKIPHSEYLAHSIGTQHEFSLPVMSRAIRLANSVRKKMLFAIEADEIRHIDITRVKM, from the coding sequence TTGATAGGAAAATTGAAAGAAGACAGGGTTGTTGCCGGCAAAGAGGCAATTGAAGAGATATATGAAACCAGTTATTACGGCAGACCCAAAAACGACAATTTAATACTCACCCTGGTTGAAGCAGCACACCTGCTTTACCGCGAGAAACTCGAAATTGAAAAAGAAGGCGAATCACTTGGATTTGAAGAATATTTCAAAAATGCATCCCTGTTAAACCCTTATTTTGAACTCAAATATATTGTATATAAGGACCTTCGAGAGCGTGGATTTTACGTTCAGCCTGGAGTTGCGGATTTCAGGGTATATCCGCGGGGTGGCAAACCCGGGAAATCCTCATCCAGAAGTTATGTGTATGTCCATTCGGAAAGAGTGGCCCTACCCCTCTCTGTCCTTCTGAAAAATCTGGAATCTGCCGGCAACGTGCGCAAACAGCTCATAATTGCAGTTGTGGACGAAGAAAGCGACATTACCTATTATGAAGTGCAGGAATCAGACCCTACAGGTAATATGGAACAACTGTATCCTTCACTGCAAACTCCTGCAACAATGCTTGAAGATCGTGTCATTGTCTGGGACGGTGAAGCTTCCGGTAAACTGTACGAAAATGGTTTTTATGGCAAACCCCTGGACCAGAAACGTCTACAACTGTCTCTTGTAGAAGGCGCTTTCCTGCTAAAGAACAACATAATTGAAGTAACCACACGAAAAGATGACAATAAACTCAATTTTGATGAATTCTGCAAAAGGGCCGCGCATATCGAGCCTCTTTTCCAGAGGAAATACAGGGTGTACGAAGACCTCAGGACCCGGAAACTCGTACCTAAAACCGGATTCAAGTTTGGTACTCATTTCAGGGTCTACAGCGAAGTGAAGTCCGCATCAAAGATTCCTCATTCCGAATACCTGGCCCACTCGATCGGCACACAACATGAATTTTCCCTACCAGTTATGTCAAGGGCAATCAGGCTGGCCAACAGTGTGCGTAAAAAAATGCTCTTTGCAATCGAAGCCGATGAAATACGTCATATTGATATTACACGTGTGAAAATGTAA
- the cfbB gene encoding Ni-sirohydrochlorin a,c-diamide synthase, with protein MPDQKLMEMPRLLISADRSSSGKTTIVAGMLAALTAKGYRVQPFKVGLDYIDPSYHSEITGRNARNIDGYLMDEEGIRDVFTHGCETDGKADVAIIEGVRGLYEGFDSFTDTGSTAQIAKILNCPVVLVINARSITRSAAALVKGYTSFDESINIAGVILNNIGNPRHAKKASEAIEYYTGIPVLGTIRRDNAMQISMRHLGLIPALEGRRRISDLDQRIETIRDRVDEGVDISEILKIARSAEPVEKPSKTMFTSRDIKGKRPKIGVALDEAFNFYYHDNIELLQLAGADLEYFSPVHDNKLPDVDGLYIGGGYPELFAPQLQDNESLRREIREASRSGMPIYAECGGLMYLTEKLTTGVKGKGTYHMAEMPEATTEMVGALPGHTLMGHTRVVSYNNGQIVKDAIIGKKGNTFRGHEFHHSEIRDIPDSTDFAIKLSRGTGIKGEWDGMTVENTLGSYAHLEGVSYREFARSFVDSILE; from the coding sequence ATGCCCGACCAAAAGCTTATGGAGATGCCCCGTCTGCTGATATCCGCAGATCGTTCTTCTTCAGGTAAAACGACAATTGTTGCCGGAATGCTGGCAGCCCTTACTGCAAAGGGATACAGGGTACAGCCATTCAAGGTTGGCCTGGACTACATAGATCCGAGTTATCATTCTGAAATCACAGGCCGCAATGCCCGCAATATAGACGGCTACCTCATGGATGAGGAAGGAATCCGTGACGTGTTCACCCATGGGTGTGAAACTGACGGAAAGGCAGATGTTGCCATCATTGAAGGTGTAAGGGGCCTCTATGAAGGATTTGATAGTTTCACCGACACCGGCAGTACTGCCCAGATAGCAAAAATACTCAACTGCCCCGTAGTGCTGGTAATCAATGCCCGCAGTATCACACGTTCAGCCGCAGCCCTTGTAAAAGGTTACACCTCTTTTGATGAAAGTATAAACATTGCAGGAGTGATCCTGAATAATATCGGAAATCCCCGCCATGCAAAAAAGGCCAGTGAAGCCATTGAATACTACACCGGGATTCCCGTACTTGGAACCATCCGCAGGGATAATGCAATGCAGATATCTATGCGCCATCTTGGGCTGATCCCGGCTCTTGAAGGACGCAGGCGTATCAGTGACCTGGACCAGCGAATCGAGACTATACGGGACAGGGTGGATGAAGGAGTGGATATTTCAGAGATACTTAAAATCGCAAGATCTGCAGAACCTGTCGAAAAACCTTCAAAAACCATGTTCACATCACGTGATATAAAAGGAAAAAGGCCTAAAATAGGTGTGGCTCTTGATGAGGCTTTCAATTTTTATTATCATGATAACATCGAACTGCTCCAGCTGGCAGGTGCAGACCTGGAGTATTTCAGCCCGGTCCATGATAATAAGTTACCCGATGTTGATGGATTGTATATAGGGGGAGGATATCCCGAACTTTTTGCCCCCCAACTTCAGGACAATGAATCCCTGCGCCGGGAGATAAGGGAAGCATCCAGATCAGGAATGCCCATTTATGCAGAATGTGGCGGGCTTATGTACCTGACAGAGAAACTCACCACCGGCGTAAAAGGTAAAGGAACATACCATATGGCAGAAATGCCCGAAGCCACAACCGAAATGGTAGGAGCATTACCCGGCCACACCCTTATGGGACATACCCGTGTGGTTAGTTACAATAACGGCCAAATCGTAAAGGATGCGATCATAGGCAAAAAGGGAAATACATTCAGAGGGCATGAATTCCATCATTCTGAGATAAGGGATATCCCGGATAGTACGGATTTTGCCATTAAACTTTCACGGGGAACCGGAATCAAAGGTGAATGGGATGGAATGACAGTAGAAAATACACTGGGATCCTATGCACATCTGGAAGGTGTTTCCTATCGTGAATTTGCCAGGTCCTTTGTAGATTCTATACTGGAATGA
- the cfbC gene encoding Ni-sirohydrochlorin a,c-diamide reductive cyclase ATP-dependent reductase subunit: MNPQKRIAIYGKGGIGKSSTASNVAAACADEGYNVMIIGCDPKSDSSITLLGGKRIPTILDLLRDGMEIEEEDEVVFEGYKGVKCVEVGGPEPGIGCAGRGIIVAIQKLKKISQSMKEMDLIIYDVPGDIVCGGFVAPIRKGLVSEAYVLTSGEYMPLYAANNICKGLSRINTKLSGVICNSRSVSREEKIVSKFANEIGSELVAFIPKEQIVQDCERDGYSVLEKAGDTDIAEVYRTLARNIMASDCAVDPRALEDERLRELTR; encoded by the coding sequence ATGAATCCGCAAAAAAGAATTGCAATCTACGGTAAAGGCGGCATCGGGAAATCAAGTACTGCATCCAATGTAGCTGCCGCGTGTGCCGATGAGGGCTATAATGTAATGATCATCGGATGTGATCCCAAGAGCGATTCATCCATAACCCTCCTGGGCGGAAAACGTATCCCCACTATCCTGGATCTACTCAGGGATGGTATGGAGATAGAAGAGGAAGATGAAGTGGTCTTTGAGGGATACAAGGGAGTGAAATGTGTAGAGGTCGGTGGACCGGAACCTGGTATAGGTTGTGCAGGCAGGGGAATCATTGTTGCAATCCAGAAACTCAAGAAGATATCCCAATCCATGAAAGAAATGGACCTTATCATTTACGATGTGCCCGGGGATATCGTCTGTGGCGGTTTTGTCGCCCCGATCAGGAAAGGACTGGTCAGTGAAGCCTACGTCCTTACATCCGGCGAATACATGCCCCTATATGCAGCCAACAATATTTGCAAAGGATTGTCCCGTATCAATACGAAACTTAGCGGTGTAATCTGCAACTCACGCAGCGTCAGTCGGGAAGAAAAGATAGTAAGCAAATTTGCAAATGAGATTGGAAGTGAACTGGTGGCCTTTATCCCCAAGGAGCAGATCGTTCAGGACTGCGAAAGGGATGGCTATTCCGTGCTTGAAAAGGCAGGAGATACAGATATTGCTGAAGTGTATCGCACCCTTGCAAGAAATATAATGGCCAGCGATTGTGCGGTCGACCCCCGGGCACTTGAAGATGAGCGGCTCAGGGAACTTACCCGGTAA
- the cfbD gene encoding Ni-sirohydrochlorin a,c-diamide reductive cyclase catalytic subunit: MQQKNLSIMHPRPSSIVAALYTLRDLNVEVAILHGPPGCSFKHARLLEEDGIRVVTTALDENGFVFGGHDRLVDMLQKVEERFSPKRIGVVGTCVSMIIGEELHEAVMEANLDAPVIEVEVHAGYNDNTKGVLFALESALDVGIIDRQEFERQQHLLNEATNVEKKYGAASKEYLEPSRGDVKYTVAKRVIEMLKEGKKGICILNAKKETAYMFADITLALQEVAENLGVEDNIVNFANLDTELGLPRVRQHAEHILADMDDNVKIDEIIGGLDEYPIAGQQVRQLIEAKYRDFDFAVISGVPHAIPMEALEGMELISITNGPRQVHPLKDMGHEHVLVEIDLHPKTLGVTNIVESEFGATLRQLAREE, from the coding sequence ATGCAGCAGAAGAATCTTTCTATCATGCATCCCCGCCCGAGTTCCATAGTCGCGGCGCTGTACACTTTGAGAGACCTTAATGTAGAAGTCGCAATCCTCCACGGGCCCCCGGGTTGTTCTTTCAAGCATGCAAGGTTGCTGGAAGAGGACGGGATCAGGGTTGTGACCACTGCCCTGGATGAAAACGGTTTCGTATTTGGGGGACATGACCGACTTGTAGATATGTTACAGAAAGTCGAAGAAAGGTTCAGCCCGAAACGCATCGGTGTCGTCGGGACATGTGTGAGCATGATAATCGGCGAGGAACTCCATGAAGCGGTCATGGAAGCAAATCTGGATGCCCCCGTAATCGAAGTAGAGGTCCATGCCGGTTACAATGATAACACCAAAGGTGTTTTGTTTGCCCTGGAATCCGCCCTTGATGTCGGAATCATCGACAGGCAGGAATTTGAAAGACAGCAACATCTTCTCAATGAAGCCACAAATGTCGAAAAAAAATATGGTGCAGCCAGCAAGGAGTATCTTGAACCTTCCCGTGGCGATGTAAAATATACCGTGGCAAAAAGAGTCATAGAAATGCTCAAGGAAGGGAAAAAAGGAATCTGCATCCTCAATGCCAAAAAAGAGACCGCCTACATGTTTGCCGATATAACGCTGGCCCTGCAGGAAGTGGCCGAAAATCTCGGTGTTGAGGACAATATAGTCAATTTCGCAAATCTTGATACAGAACTTGGCTTACCCCGGGTACGCCAGCATGCAGAACATATTCTTGCAGATATGGATGATAACGTAAAAATAGATGAAATTATAGGCGGACTTGATGAATATCCCATTGCAGGCCAGCAGGTCAGGCAACTGATAGAAGCAAAATACAGGGATTTTGATTTTGCCGTAATCTCCGGTGTACCCCATGCAATACCAATGGAAGCGCTTGAAGGCATGGAACTTATATCAATCACAAACGGCCCCCGCCAGGTTCATCCCCTGAAAGATATGGGCCATGAGCATGTGCTTGTGGAGATAGACCTCCATCCAAAAACACTGGGCGTGACAAATATAGTCGAATCCGAATTCGGAGCTACCTTGAGACAACTTGCCCGGGAGGAGTGA
- the cfbE gene encoding coenzyme F430 synthase, whose product MTAGKRHFIVLDLNHGGLLISNKLAGHGYRVTAVDVYGTLPKEKFSDLPAGVEVVSKPPLPDKNAIIITPVHLDPNYPVLAKARSQGNTIYSHHYITGQILREEGIFSQAKVIEITGVKAKTSTATLLARILSFKEKVILHTTRGIEYLSENQHIMLHKGLSITPASILEVVNIVIEQEIEPSVYVLEESLGTTGTGEMGILTTLTPDYRIASDSKWASEAKLQIMQHPVVIMNHQDIGPIENNTKTEIITFANSNQKADLISRISGENISITYDWKTIECKLQPGYNPEEYAIAFAASACAGLQAGADPHDIKRTFEGFSGLEGRMRQVEFQQRRLIDNSSSGLGIDSARSAIEMGLNKSAKNVLIIGEHAAQVCEGFAPENVQILLSEYKQFLDHVILIGKRMENLSSQNIIHMKNLQEGLECALSLTDSGDTIISCVKCFR is encoded by the coding sequence ATGACAGCAGGGAAGAGACATTTCATAGTGCTTGACCTGAATCACGGTGGCCTGTTGATAAGCAATAAACTTGCAGGCCACGGATACAGAGTAACCGCAGTGGATGTTTACGGCACACTCCCAAAAGAGAAATTCTCTGACCTGCCTGCTGGAGTAGAGGTGGTTAGTAAGCCACCTCTGCCGGACAAAAACGCTATTATAATCACACCTGTTCATCTGGATCCCAACTATCCTGTTCTTGCAAAAGCCAGATCGCAGGGAAATACCATCTATTCTCACCATTACATCACCGGCCAGATCCTGCGCGAGGAAGGCATCTTCAGTCAAGCAAAAGTAATCGAGATCACCGGGGTTAAAGCCAAGACCAGTACTGCAACCCTTCTGGCCAGGATACTTTCCTTTAAAGAAAAAGTCATACTACATACTACCCGGGGCATAGAATACCTATCAGAAAACCAACACATCATGCTCCATAAAGGTCTCAGTATAACTCCCGCAAGCATACTTGAAGTTGTTAATATTGTCATAGAGCAGGAAATTGAGCCATCTGTATATGTGCTGGAAGAATCGCTGGGCACAACTGGCACGGGAGAAATGGGTATACTCACAACCCTCACCCCTGACTACAGGATCGCTTCAGACAGCAAATGGGCAAGTGAAGCCAAATTGCAGATTATGCAACATCCTGTTGTGATAATGAATCATCAGGACATCGGGCCCATAGAAAATAACACAAAGACTGAGATCATAACATTTGCTAACAGCAATCAAAAAGCCGATCTTATCAGCAGAATATCCGGAGAAAATATCAGTATTACTTATGATTGGAAAACCATCGAATGCAAACTCCAACCAGGTTACAATCCTGAAGAATATGCAATTGCTTTTGCCGCCAGCGCATGTGCCGGCCTGCAGGCAGGAGCAGACCCGCACGACATAAAGAGAACCTTTGAAGGATTTAGTGGTTTGGAAGGAAGAATGCGACAGGTGGAGTTTCAACAAAGGAGACTAATTGATAACTCCAGTTCGGGATTGGGTATTGATTCAGCAAGATCGGCCATTGAAATGGGACTGAATAAATCTGCAAAGAATGTGTTGATTATCGGAGAACATGCCGCCCAGGTATGCGAAGGCTTTGCTCCGGAAAACGTCCAGATCCTGCTTTCAGAATACAAACAGTTCCTTGACCATGTGATCCTGATAGGCAAACGCATGGAAAACTTAAGTTCACAGAATATCATTCACATGAAAAATCTGCAGGAAGGCTTGGAATGTGCCCTTTCGTTAACCGACAGCGGCGACACCATTATATCCTGTGTTAAATGTTTCAGGTAA
- the cfbA gene encoding sirohydrochlorin nickelochelatase produces MSEKIGILAIGHGSRLPYNKEVVTNIANTIAEKHPEYVIRTGFMENCGPSVQEAMKEFEGTGVTRIAAVPVFLASGVHITEDIPEILKLDPQTNEGKFEVDGNEVPVVYGKPLGNHEMLADLVFERAKEVI; encoded by the coding sequence ATGAGTGAAAAAATAGGAATTCTAGCAATCGGACATGGAAGCAGATTACCTTACAACAAAGAAGTAGTGACAAACATCGCCAACACCATCGCAGAAAAACATCCTGAATATGTAATCCGTACAGGTTTCATGGAAAACTGCGGCCCCTCCGTGCAAGAAGCCATGAAAGAATTCGAGGGAACCGGCGTCACCAGGATTGCAGCAGTACCGGTATTTCTGGCATCAGGCGTACATATCACCGAAGACATTCCTGAGATTCTCAAACTCGACCCCCAAACAAATGAAGGAAAATTTGAGGTCGATGGCAATGAAGTTCCCGTAGTCTACGGAAAACCCCTCGGTAACCACGAAATGCTTGCAGATCTTGTCTTTGAAAGGGCAAAGGAAGTAATCTGA
- a CDS encoding DUF2150 family protein: MPETSDKQIFHEFYTEKRWNNWLQKVGESNFKLEESGDTPEKDSAIFVNMQDDVILACLKVIATYQRGENSVEETLDILSSIEEIVLKKVDSISEDTDMMIESLQNSLLATFVSFECYLNGDFDQESEISDLIKGAVEAEQDEDFEAALGYVARIGALVLDGKELPGKEMEDMPYGIVAEWMDGIDSIEAAMVGTDSYKEDDGEYDVV, encoded by the coding sequence ATGCCAGAAACTAGTGATAAACAGATATTTCATGAATTTTATACGGAAAAGCGATGGAACAACTGGCTTCAAAAAGTTGGAGAAAGTAATTTCAAGCTTGAAGAATCCGGGGATACTCCCGAGAAGGATAGTGCTATTTTTGTGAACATGCAGGATGATGTAATCCTGGCATGCCTGAAGGTCATAGCTACCTACCAGCGTGGAGAAAATTCTGTAGAAGAAACCCTTGATATCCTCTCCAGCATCGAAGAAATCGTTCTGAAAAAGGTAGATTCCATATCCGAAGACACCGATATGATGATCGAATCGCTGCAGAATTCTTTACTGGCAACATTTGTCTCCTTTGAATGCTACCTGAACGGGGACTTTGATCAGGAATCAGAAATATCCGACCTCATAAAAGGTGCAGTCGAAGCCGAACAGGATGAAGATTTCGAGGCCGCCCTGGGATATGTTGCAAGGATAGGTGCCCTTGTACTGGATGGCAAGGAACTTCCGGGCAAAGAAATGGAAGATATGCCCTATGGCATTGTTGCCGAATGGATGGACGGAATTGATTCCATAGAAGCCGCAATGGTAGGTACTGACAGTTACAAGGAAGACGATGGCGAATACGACGTTGTCTGA
- a CDS encoding UPF0179 family protein codes for MDEEDTMITLIGTQLAREGEEFIFEGEAPECEKCKLRNTCMNLEKGRKYVVRKIRTNTLHECFVHEQGAYVVDVAKAPIVAAIDSRNAVQGSTISYKEPKCDTDDQELYDLFHPAGIKNGDKCTVAEVMGNIESDKCSGHKKVKLKF; via the coding sequence ATGGATGAAGAAGATACCATGATTACACTCATCGGAACTCAACTTGCCCGGGAAGGGGAAGAGTTCATATTTGAAGGGGAAGCTCCTGAATGCGAAAAATGCAAACTCAGGAATACATGCATGAATCTGGAAAAGGGACGCAAGTATGTAGTCCGGAAAATAAGGACAAATACCCTGCACGAATGTTTTGTTCATGAACAAGGAGCATACGTAGTTGATGTGGCAAAAGCTCCGATTGTTGCTGCCATTGATTCACGCAATGCTGTCCAGGGTTCCACTATCAGCTATAAGGAACCAAAATGTGACACAGATGACCAGGAATTATACGACCTGTTCCACCCTGCAGGAATAAAAAATGGTGATAAATGTACAGTTGCAGAAGTCATGGGAAATATTGAAAGTGACAAATGCAGCGGACATAAGAAAGTCAAACTTAAGTTTTGA